Within the Thiohalobacter sp. IOR34 genome, the region CATCGCGATGCGCATGAAGGGCCAGAAGAAGTCGCCGACCCAGCCGACGATCTGTGCCGTGGTGAACACCATGGTCGCGCCGCCTGCCTCAGCCGATCATGCTGGGAATGTTCTGGATCAGCCGAACCGTAAAGGTCATCAGGCTCTTCAACAACCAGGGACCGGCCACCATCAGGACCACGGCGATGGTCGCCACCTTGGGGATGAAGGTCAGGGTCATCTCGTTGATCTGGGTGGCCGCCTGGAACATGGCGATGATCAGCCCCACCACCAGTGAGGAAATCAGCAGCGGCCCGGCCAGCAGGGTGGTGATCTCCAGGGCCTGGCGGCCCACGGTCATTACGGTCTCGGGTGTCATGCCCTCACTCCTCCGCGCAGGCCCTGGCCTGCCTGCATCAGGTAAAGAAACTCTGGGCCAGGGT harbors:
- the fliQ gene encoding flagellar biosynthesis protein FliQ, with the translated sequence MTPETVMTVGRQALEITTLLAGPLLISSLVVGLIIAMFQAATQINEMTLTFIPKVATIAVVLMVAGPWLLKSLMTFTVRLIQNIPSMIG